CCTTTTGCTGTTGAACGAACTTCTGCATTAAATCCTTTTGCCCCCATTGCTGTATAAATAAGTGTTGCGGTTAAAAGTACCATAATAATAAGTAAAAATAAGTTAATTCCTTTAAATAAATGTTTAATACCTTTTTTCGGTTTCTTATCGCTAAATAACATTTGTAGTTTTCCATATGGACAAACGGTACGGCAAAATTGGAATTTTAATACGTGAATGAAAACGAAAAATACACCAGTTGTCGCTAAGTAAGAGCCACCTAATCCATTAAAGAAGTCCGCACGTAAAATTAAATCTAGTAAATCTTTTGGATCATAAAAATAAGCATATAAAGAGAAAGCAATGACAGGAGCAGCGATGAGTGACAAAATAAAGTCAACTACTTTTGCTAACTTTGGTCGTTTCTTTAAAAACTTAATTTTTGTCGTAATTTTTACTAGATAGCCACTAAATGTACTGTGTGGACACATCCAACCACAAAATTGACGCCCAAACCACTTGGTAATCGAAACAAAAAACAACACTAAAAATAAAATAGAAAGTAATAATACGACGCCTTCATGTAACGAAAAGCGTTTTGTAAATAAATAAAATCCCCCGTTTACAATATCCATTCTGAAAATATCAAAAATAGGGACTAAAAAGTATGCAATCAGAATAAATAAGTTCGTAAAATCTTTTAACTTAATTTTTTTTTGCTTCTTCGCCAAATCTAAAACACCTTCTTCGTTATATTTCGCACATATTTCTATTCTACTATATTTAATCTAGAAAGAAAAAAGATGAGGGTAGCATTTGTGAACATTTCGTGAAAGGAGAAATTGTAAGGCTTTGATATTGAAAAAAAGATAATAAATAGTAAAAAAATAGATGAAAATACTTGATTTTATACATTTTTTTGAATTATAATAATAATATGAAAATTCTGAAGGAGGGGTTTTATGGAGTACTTTGAAAAGTTATATGATGAATATGAAAACCCAAAAGTAAGATTTGTAGGATTTCATACAGATGATTTGCGATATGATTTCGGGATTATTTATACATCAAAATTTTTCGGGAAACCGTTAGTTGTATGTATGCAATCTGGTCGTTCGACGTTATTAGATATGGAAGATATTAAAAATACACAATATTTAAAAGAGATATTTTTATTAAAAACAGAAAAAGAAGCGGAAGATTTATCGGAGTTTTTAAACGGAGCGATTCCAACGATTCCGTTATCCCCACAATATGAGTAATAAAAAAATCGTAAGGATTCCTTACGATTTTTTTATTCGTTATTTTATAGCTTTATATTCTTTAATGACACGTAATGTTTGCAGCGCATGGTCTTCTGGTCCTTGTACTGGAAGTCCGGCTTTTTGGTTTTTTATAATATAATCCAAGTTTTCCTTCGTAATAATTTCTCCAGGAATTAAGATTGGAATACCTGGTGGATACACCATGATAAATTCTGCGATAATGCGGTCAACCGATTCAGAAAAAGGGACTACTTCCGTTTCGCTATAAAAGGCATCGCGAGGAGATAAAGCAAGTAGTGGAATTTCCGGTACTTCTACAGTCACTTCTCGCTTCATGCGTCCTTCTTTTAGAAAACATCCCGATAACGCTCGTAACGCTTGTAATAAAACTTGAATCGTTTCTTCGTTATCACCGAGTGTGATAATGCATAAAATATTATATAAATCGGATAATTCTACTTCGAGATTGTATTGTTCACGTAGCCAAATCTCTGCTTCGTATCCGGTAATTCCTACTTCACGTACGGAAATGAGAATTTTTGTTGGATCTAGGTCATACGTTGATTCGGCATGTAAAATTTCTTTTCCTGGACAATACAACCCTTGAATTTTATTCACTTCTTGGCGGACATATTGACTATGTTGAATCGTTTTTTCTAGTAATGCATGTCCTTTTGTTGCTAATTGTTTTCTTGCTGCATCTAAAGAAGCAAGTAGCAAATAAGAAGTAGAAGTAGTCGTTAGCATGCTTAAAATGGATTGGACACGTTCTGGTGACACATGACTAGTACGTACATTTAAAATAGAACTTTGCGTAAGGGAACCGCCTAGTTTATGCACGCTTGTTGCGGCCATATCAGCTCCTGCTTCCATC
The genomic region above belongs to Massilibacterium senegalense and contains:
- a CDS encoding 4Fe-4S binding protein; protein product: MAKKQKKIKLKDFTNLFILIAYFLVPIFDIFRMDIVNGGFYLFTKRFSLHEGVVLLLSILFLVLFFVSITKWFGRQFCGWMCPHSTFSGYLVKITTKIKFLKKRPKLAKVVDFILSLIAAPVIAFSLYAYFYDPKDLLDLILRADFFNGLGGSYLATTGVFFVFIHVLKFQFCRTVCPYGKLQMLFSDKKPKKGIKHLFKGINLFLLIIMVLLTATLIYTAMGAKGFNAEVRSTAKGLPVEGQLLYTYNIQVENYQEEEETYTITYEGIKDNWVTKLPETIIVKPSEKGQETMIIRIPEEDFNKNFTVKVTITSSKGKELTNAQSFYTQK
- a CDS encoding DUF3055 domain-containing protein; the encoded protein is MEYFEKLYDEYENPKVRFVGFHTDDLRYDFGIIYTSKFFGKPLVVCMQSGRSTLLDMEDIKNTQYLKEIFLLKTEKEAEDLSEFLNGAIPTIPLSPQYE
- a CDS encoding aminotransferase class I/II-fold pyridoxal phosphate-dependent enzyme; the encoded protein is MSQNEMPLFNGLLKHAQQNPIPFHIPGHKKGAGVERTFAEFIGLNALSIDLINISPLDDLHAPHGIIQEAQALAAEAFGADYTFFSVQGTSGAIMAMIMATCGPGEKIIVPRNVHKSVMSAIVFSGATPVFIHPEIDHTLGISHGITTKAVKKALEVHPDAKAVLVINPTYFGIVADLKEIVDVAHAYNVPVLVDEAHGVHIHFHEKLPMSAMEAGADMAATSVHKLGGSLTQSSILNVRTSHVSPERVQSILSMLTTTSTSYLLLASLDAARKQLATKGHALLEKTIQHSQYVRQEVNKIQGLYCPGKEILHAESTYDLDPTKILISVREVGITGYEAEIWLREQYNLEVELSDLYNILCIITLGDNEETIQVLLQALRALSGCFLKEGRMKREVTVEVPEIPLLALSPRDAFYSETEVVPFSESVDRIIAEFIMVYPPGIPILIPGEIITKENLDYIIKNQKAGLPVQGPEDHALQTLRVIKEYKAIK